A window from Setaria italica strain Yugu1 chromosome VIII, Setaria_italica_v2.0, whole genome shotgun sequence encodes these proteins:
- the LOC101762815 gene encoding DNA repair helicase XPD-like, whose product MGELKRAIDARGHALLEVPTGTGKTATLISLITSYSLANRSRPLRLIYCTRTMHEMEKTLAELRLLFAHLPPAASRSLLALGLSSPKNLCVHPQASAVAARDSAASRPPGSARRPPPIRHIPHAARGVHPR is encoded by the coding sequence ATGGGGGAGCTCAAGCGCGCCATCGATGCACGCGGGCACGCGCTGCTCGAGGTGCCCACGGGCACCGGCAAGACGGCGACGCTGATCTCCCTCATCACCTCCTACTCCCTCGCCAACCGGTCCCGCCCGCTCCGCCTCATCTACTGCACACGCACCATGCACGAGATGGAGAAGACCCTCgccgagctccgcctcctctttgCCCACCTGCCTCCCGCTGCCTCCCGCTCCCTCCTCGCGCTCGGTCTCTCCTCCCCCAAGAACCTCTGCGTCCACCCGCAGGCGTCCGCCGTCGCGGCCCGGGACTCCGCCGCCTCACGGCCTCCTGGGTCCGCGAGAAGGCCGCCTCCGATCAGACACATCCCTCATGCCGCCAGGGGTGTACACCCTCGCTGA
- the LOC101763224 gene encoding probable F-box protein At4g22060: protein MDISSRAERMNLSCLCNLLFRALANIFASSTCSLMKTLLQLDEFLHPSPVVAPTAGSELPWLPQDILMDIFALLETPGLVRAGSVCASWRAAYTSLCATEHCKLQRTPCLLYTSESMGERAMGLYSLAEKKAYTLTLPDPPIRTREVIGSSYGWIITADERSELQLVNPITGDQIALPSVTTIEQVEPIFDDAGTLCNYEYLWYTGEEWLYDKPSILDLSELRDMLFDKAFLSSDPSTGDYFVVLIHDPECQLSFARAGDNEWTWLPPHTCYEDCQFQGGLLYATTALGEIHAFDLCAPAVTMKIVLERVKWSASDRVYIVQAPSGELLQITRSNGKDYDSILELSTPPPNKTNRIKVHKVDLTSEKLVVEVGTLGENVLFIGRNQSLCLCAKEYPQLKPNHAYFTDDYFLDVTCHKNDRRDIGEFFFFERTYWRI, encoded by the coding sequence aTGGACATATCCAGCAGAGCCGAGAGGATGAACCTTAGCTGTCTGTGCAATCTGCTCTTTCGGGCTCTTGCCAACATATTTGCTTCCTCAACCTGTTCACTGATGAAGACATTACTCCAGCTAGATGAGTTTCTACATCCATCACCCGTGGTGGCACCTACTGCAGGCAGTGAACTGCCGTGGCTGCCACAGGATATCCTGATGGATATCTTTGCCCTCCTTGAGACCCCTGGCCTTGTACGTGCAGGATCAGTCTGTGCCTCGTGGCGCGCCGCCTACACAAGCCTGTGCGCTACTGAACATTGCAAGCTGCAGCGGACACCGTGCCTCCTGTACACTTCTGAATCCATGGGTGAGAGGGCTATGGGTCTATACAGCCTCGCTGAGAAGAAGGCATACACATTGACTCTCCCGGACCCACCTATCCGAACTAGGGAGGTCATTGGTTCGTCCTATGGCTGGATAATCACCGCAGACGAGAGATCTGAGCTGCAGCTTGTCAACCCCATCACCGGTGATCAGATCGCACTGCCATCGGTCACAACCATCGAGCAGGTGGAGCCGATATTTGATGATGCTGGCACCCTTTGTAACTATGAGTACTTGTGGTACACTGGAGAGGAGTGGCTCTATGATAAGCCATCAATCCTTGATCTCAGTGAGCTCCGTGATATGCTGTTCGACAAGGCCTTTCTATCTTCAGATCCATCCACCGGGGACTACTTCGTGGTGCTGATCCACGACCCAGAATGTCAGCTTTCGTTTGCAAGGGCAGGAGACAATGAGTGGACGTGGTTGCCGCCACACACTTGCTATGAAGACTGCCAATTTCAGGGTGGACTGTTATATGCCACCACTGCATTAGGAGAAATCCATGCGTTCGATCTTTGTGCCCCAGCAGTTACAATGAAGATAGTTCTGGAACGGGTGAAGTGGTCTGCATCAGACAGGGTTTACATTGTTCAAGCTCCATCTGGTGAACTGCTGCAAATTACTAGATCTAACGGTAAAGACTATGACTCTATTTTAGAACTGTCTACGCCGCCGCCCAACAAGACCAACAGGATCAAAGTACATAAAGTGGACCTTACATCGGAAAAGCTTGTAGTGGAAGTAGGTACCTTGGGTGAGAACGTGCTGTTTATTGGGCGTAACCAATCACTTTGCCTTTGTGCCAAAGAATATCCACAACTGAAGCCAAATCATGCCTACTTTACTGATGATTACTTTCTTGATGTCACGTGTCACAAGAACGATAGGCGTGATAttggagaattttttttttttgaacgaacataTTGGAGAATTTGA